In Pocillopora verrucosa isolate sample1 chromosome 13, ASM3666991v2, whole genome shotgun sequence, one genomic interval encodes:
- the LOC131784158 gene encoding triple functional domain protein produces MSVEVTSSLNQASAVAMSPITNYPQSPGGGGTESFSSRSKRAASPQRVSNGYASPKSNSILSPRKSSKRFFRRPTLDKNQSSDCLTQGNEKKKRSNSHPRVEIIYKDASSENESDKETMVSSLKKAFEADGTPCLKTQSSNSEDGLPAALLEESTSHCLDVNMNRISTASGSSHTERVVQEIVLTEQAYVSHLQEIIEGYMKKMRNEKSPFSEQDIKDLFMNIEEIYEFNKSFLDELEICGDDPVEVANLFVSKEKGFVTYTEYCTNYPTSMEVLTKSTQKKETAEFIKKIQVELGHSLPLGSYLLKPVQRILKYHLLLQDIQKHFDKENDPEGYDVISEALSAMTGVAHHINEMKRQHEVAVHVQEIQSQMCDFEGPDLTTYGSLVLEDTFRMHGTRTDRYLFLFEQILLITKRKENGYSCKATLMLSNMMMLESVPKEPLAFQIIRFDNQKITYTFLARNKDQKRQWMLELKRLIVDSLSAQVPTKAKNLILGKKSVGETKELGTEGKKRSSSMDNKLNRGTQLKGSSGFTGMKREKVSVKSDDESEPRSPSEAYSSDDDKKRLRSHSSVSDKEESLDECEEPVEEKRQESDYRISTPINESSEDEAEEKFPNSEETVAQPRTYSVKDSQGEVLGTATTEGVGFVSQIKNNQQSEAEVAKISRESVTASSVIRQRPSSFSSSDSVKESRKRKSVTRNGSFNSNASCEVGSFAHPSSDSPSQIRRSSNGVRLLEARRSLEKSSSALDLRDVDEDSASVFSHGDIENFREYSAIQTTVRKVSRAFNGSSPPDKTSPSENQMRTAQTHYIVESRNTPDKDSSLSSSDSTQQNLEELLASIDRDLDETRRTISCAQLLESALLIKNDGRLETTFTNSLTRKRRPRIIDFTTEKIESQVDESRSSFSDERNGRSEQSEHENRLRGDAYKNTSVYSEHEREFNSSEGKNGKEKQELSVSNEIEQSQASALSTDSEPQGVQVDQPSRAEDQNQPQKRVLEPYADSNSEKSKPSTTNEEDVYGETAPRVITPIKSSLPSVHKMARQYSRKVAEEQTVENIRMRARNKVRDKIESDTAVSNKQDNTDHTPKIKIEKVTKVSFTSTPIESYKLVRRRRRRSGSSRHRSDDLRRLSWSVEKVKPESEEPRKTRPKSVFDMEALEATLTENMEQIEEGLEPMLIEGLEKDDVVVRGLVQHLVNKFNSHK; encoded by the exons ATGTCTGTTGAAGTTACAAGTTCTTTAAACCAGGCCTCTGCTGTTG CAATGTCGCCAATCACAAACTACCCTCAGTCACCTGGTGGTGGAGGAACAGAGTCCTTTAGCTCTCGTTCTAAACGGGCAGCTTCTCCACAACGAGTCAGCAATGGATATGCCTCTCCCAAATCAAACTCGATCTTGTCACCGAGAAAGTCATCCAAGAGGTTCTTCCGAAGACCCACCCTTGATAAGAACCAGTCTTCTGACTGTTTAACACAAggcaatgaaaagaaaaagcgaTCAAATTCTCATCCGCGAGTTGAAATTATTTACAAAGATGCTTCATCAGAAAATGAATCTGATAAAGAGACAATGGTATCGTCTTTAAAGAAGGCATTTGAAGCAGATGGAACACCTTGTCTGAAAACACAATCTAGTAATTCTGAAGATGGATTACCGGCAGCTCTCTTAGAAGAATCTACCTCTCATTGTCTTGATGTGAATATGAATCGTATATCCACAGCCTCAGGATCTAGTCACACTGAAAGGGTTGTCCAGGAAATTGTTCTCACTGAGCAAGCTTATGTTTCACATTTACAAGAGATCATTGAG GGCTATAtgaagaaaatgagaaatgaaaaatcTCCATTCTCAGAGCAAGATATCAAAGATTTATTTATGAACATTGAAGAAATATATGAATTTAACAA ATCATTTCTAGATGAACTGGAAATCTGTGGAGATGATCCAGTGGAAGTAGCAAATCTATTTGTATCCAAG GAAAAAGGCTTTGTAACATATACAGAATACTGTACAAATTATCCAAC TTCTATGGAAGTACTAACAAAGTCTACACAGAAAAAAGAGACTGCTGAATTTATAAAG AAAATTCAGGTTGAATTGGGCCATTCTCTTCCTCTTGGGTCATACTTGTTAAAACCTGTACAAAGAATTCTAAAATATCACCTTTTGCTGCAG gatattcaaaagcattttgacaaagaaaatgatcctGAAGGTTATGATGTAATATCT GAGGCCCTATCTGCCATGACTGGAGTAGCTCACCAcattaatgaaatgaaaagacaaCACGAAGTAGCAGTTCATGTGCAG gAAATCCAAAGTCAGATGTGTGACTTTGAG GGTCCTGATCTTACCACTTATGGTAGTCTAGTTTTAGAG GACACCTTTCGAATGCATGGAACCAGAACAGATAGATATCTTTTTCTCTTCGAGCAAATCCTTCTCATCACAAAACGGAAAGAAAATGGCTACTCTTGTAAAGCTACACTTATG CTGTCGAACATGATGATGCTTGAATCAGTACCCAAGGAACCGTTAGCATTCCAGATAATACGATTTGATAACCAGAAAATAACCTACACGTTTTTG GCGAGGAACAAAGATCAGAAACGTCAGTGGATGTTAGAGTTGAAGAGACTGATCGTTGATAGTCTTTCTGCACAGGTTCCCACGAAG GCTAAAAATCTCATTCTTGGAAAGAAAAGTGTTGGAGAAACAAAAGAACTAG GTACTGAAGGGAAGAAAAGATCTTCATCCATGGACAACAAACTAAACAGAGGGACGCAACTTAAAG GGTCTTCTGGATTTACAGGAATGAAGCGG GAAAAAGTAAGCGTTAAATCAGATGACGAGAGCGAACCCAGATCTCCATCAGAAGCGTATTCCTCGGACGATGACAAG AAACGTCTCCGTTCGCATTCGTCCGTCAGTGACAAGGAAGAAAGCTTAGACGAATGCGAAGAACCAGTGGAGGAAAAGCGACAGGAGTCTGATTACAGGATTTCAACTCCAATAAATGAAAGTAGTGAGGATGAAGCAGAG GAAAAGTTCCCTAATAGCGAGGAAACTGTAGCACAGCCAAGAACATACTCAGTTAAAGACTCTCAAGGGGAAGTGTTGGGAACGGCAACTACTGAAGGAGTCGGCTTTGTATCTCAGATTAAGAACAATCAACAAAGTGAGGCAGAGGTTGCCAAAATATCGCGCGAAAGCGTTACCGCGTCAAGCGTCATAAGGCAACGCCCCAGTAGCTTCTCCAGCTCGGATTCTGTCAAAGAGTCACGCAAAAGAAAAAGTGTGACTAGAAATGGGTCCTTTAACAGTAACGCCTCCTGCGAAGTGGGTAGCTTTGCGCACCCGTCCTCTGATAGCCCAAGCCAAATAAGGCGGTCCTCAAACGGTGTCCGGCTATTGGAAGCTCGGCGAAGCCTTGAAAAATCTTCGTCTGCTTTAGACTTACGTGACGTAGACGAAGACTCGGCGTCAGTGTTTAGCCATGGCGACATAGAGAATTTCAGGGAGTATTCAGCAATACAGACTACTGTGAGAAAAGTAAGCCGAGCGTTCAATGGCTCTTCTCCACCCGACAAAACCTCTCCAAGCGAGAACCAGATGCGTACCGCGCAGACACACTACATCGTGGAATCTCGCAATACCCCGGATAAAGACTCTTCTCTCTCGAGCTCAGACTCCACACAGCAAAACTTGGAAGAGCTACTTGCTTCCATCGACCGCGACTTGGATGAGACACGTCGCACAATTTCTTGCGCGCAACTGTTAGAATCTGCTCTTCTTATTAAGAATGACGGCAGATTAGAGACTACGTTCACGAACAGTCTTACGCGTAAAAGGCGTCCTCGGATTATCGACTTTACAACTGAAAAGATTGAGTCCCAGGTAGATGAATCTAGGAGTTCTTTTTCTGACGAGCGAAATGGAAGGAGTGAACAATCCGAACACGAAAACCGTCTGCGTGGTGATGCATACAAGAACACTTCAGTTTATTCCGAACATGAAAGAGAATTTAACTcttcagaaggaaaaaatggTAAAGAAAAGCAAGAGTTGTCAGTTTCTAACGAGATTGAACAATCACAGGCTTCTGCTCTTTCTACTGATTCAGAACCACAGGGAGTCCAAGTAGACCAACCTTCTCGAGCAGAGGATCAAAACCAACCGCAAAAACGCGTTCTTGAACCATACGCTGATAGTAACAGCGAAAAGAGCAAGCCGTCAACAACAAACGAAGAGGACGTTTACGGGGAAACAGCCCCACGTGTCATTACGCCCATTAAATCTAGCTTGCCGAGTGTTCATAAGATGGCGAGACAGTATTCTCGAAAAGTCGCCGAGGAACAGACAGTGGAGAATATACGCATGCGTGCGCGAAATAAAGTGCGCGACAAGATAGAGTCGGACACAGCGGTCAGTAATAAGCAAGACAATACAGACCATACTCctaagataaaaattgaaaaagtcaCTAAGGTTTCATTCACTAGTACTCCGATCGAAAGTTACAAGCTCGTAAGGCGTCGACGAAGGCGTTCGGGATCTTCTCGACATCGCTCGGACGATTTGCGGCGCCTGAGTTGGTCGGTTGAGAAAGTAAAACCAGAATCGGAGGAACCACGCAAGACGAGACCCAAGAGTGTGTTCGATATGGAGGCCTTGGAGGCTACACTGACAGAAAATATGGAACAGATCGAGGAGGGTCTGGAACCAATGTTAATCGAGGGATTGGAAAAGGATGATGTGGTTGTTAGAGGACTGGTGCAACACTTAGTTAATAAGTTTAACTCTCACAAATAG